From the Halobacterium zhouii genome, the window CAAGCCACGCTTCTGCTCTCGATGACGATTCCGGTTCCCGAGCGCACGGAGTACCCGATGGTGTCACCGACCTGCTCGCCCATCCCCGCGAAGCGTCGAACGGCGATGGAGCGGCGCACGTCGTTTCCAACCTCCGCCATCTGTAACTCCAGATACACGTCTGCGATCGACCGGAACGGCCCGATAGCCTCGTCGTCGACAGTACTCGGGTCCACCGTCAAAACGATGACCCTTCCTTGCGATACGATATCCCTAAAGAAGGAAATGATTTCGAGCGCCGCCTGCCGCTCGTCGTTCTGCCGAACCAGCGCCTCGAACTTCGGGTCGTTCCGGAGGATGGCGTCGAACGTGTCGATGACAACGACGTCGCCCTGCCACATTCCCTCGGCGTCCATCAGGCGCTTCAACAGTTGCTTGCGGTCGCCTTCCTTGGCCTCGTCGCCCGTCCGGAGCGCACTCTGTCCGGTGTCGACGTCGGCGTGCAAGAACAGGAGGTTCTCGTTCAAGAGGTGTTCCTCGACGTTGTACGACAGCGAGTGCATCTGGTCGATGAATCCCCTGACCGTGAGTTCGGTCGAGAGCATCGTCACCGACTCACCAGCCTCGCAGAGTCCGTACGTGAACCGCTGGCTCAACGCGCTCTTCCCCGCGCCGTAGTCGCCCTCGACGAGCACGATGCTGCCACCCGGAATCCCGCCACCGAGTTCGTTGTTCAGCCGGTCGTGTCCGTCGAGGCCGAGCGAGTAGAGGTTCTTTCCAGTCATGTTCTGAACCGAAGCGTCTCGCGGTCACCGTTCATGATGACCACCACGCGGTGGTCACCCGACGACAGATCCACACCCGTCGCGTTCACGCGCGCGACGTTACCGACGGTCCACGAGTCGCCGCTGACCACGGTGACGTTCTTCGACGTCGCGTACCTGCCGTCGACGATGATGGATATCAGTTCGGGGTCCGGAGCCAACGTCTGTGACCCCGTGTTCTTCACCAGTAGTGTGAGCGTTGAGTTGGTCTCGTCGTAGATAGCGGCCGGACTCCCCGGGTCGCTGATGATCTCCACGTCCGTCCGGATTTCCTGGCTGACGTCCGCACTCCTGTCACCGAGCGCGCTGCTCAGTCGCTGGACGCCGCTCGTCATCGTCCCCGCGACCGACGCCGCGACGAGGAGGCTCGCGATGAAGATGATGAGCGTCGAGGAGGAGACACTCGCCACTCAGACCCCCTCCGTCGCCGTGTTACCCGACGGCGTAACCACCTTGACCCGGTCGGGGCGACTCGACTGATTCATCACGATGGTGTACGTCTCCCCGGGCAACCACAGCGACGTGTCGGTCGACCCCTCGACGTTCCACGAAGCGTACGCCGAGCGAGCCACGAACGACCCGTCCACGAGTAGGCTCGTCCCGTTCACCGACAGCGACGTCGCCCCCTCGTTTGTCACGTTCACCACCAGTTGCTCGTCGCCGCTCCCGTTGTAGGAAGCGTTCGTGACGTCGATGGCGGTGTTCCGTCGCTCGAGCACCCGTTCGGCGTGCCGGTCGTCGGCGGTCTGTACCTGCTCGTACCCGTTGTACGCCGCCGAGTACAGCACGCCGACGCTCATGAACGCGGCGAGAAAGATGATCGCCGCGGACCCACTAACGCTGAATCCCATTCCTCTGGAGGTCTTCGCAGCGGTCGATGATGGA encodes:
- a CDS encoding ATPase domain-containing protein, with protein sequence MTGKNLYSLGLDGHDRLNNELGGGIPGGSIVLVEGDYGAGKSALSQRFTYGLCEAGESVTMLSTELTVRGFIDQMHSLSYNVEEHLLNENLLFLHADVDTGQSALRTGDEAKEGDRKQLLKRLMDAEGMWQGDVVVIDTFDAILRNDPKFEALVRQNDERQAALEIISFFRDIVSQGRVIVLTVDPSTVDDEAIGPFRSIADVYLELQMAEVGNDVRRSIAVRRFAGMGEQVGDTIGYSVRSGTGIVIESRSVA
- a CDS encoding fla cluster protein FlaF, giving the protein MGFSVSGSAAIIFLAAFMSVGVLYSAAYNGYEQVQTADDRHAERVLERRNTAIDVTNASYNGSGDEQLVVNVTNEGATSLSVNGTSLLVDGSFVARSAYASWNVEGSTDTSLWLPGETYTIVMNQSSRPDRVKVVTPSGNTATEGV
- a CDS encoding flagellar protein G, with protein sequence MASVSSSTLIIFIASLLVAASVAGTMTSGVQRLSSALGDRSADVSQEIRTDVEIISDPGSPAAIYDETNSTLTLLVKNTGSQTLAPDPELISIIVDGRYATSKNVTVVSGDSWTVGNVARVNATGVDLSSGDHRVVVIMNGDRETLRFRT